In Tripterygium wilfordii isolate XIE 37 chromosome 23, ASM1340144v1, whole genome shotgun sequence, one genomic interval encodes:
- the LOC119993000 gene encoding protein BIG GRAIN 1-like A: MYMWEKTGMGDRFKREKKNPSFSSSLLDEIYRSIDEGDDKREEFYRETMSKKQSKTSISKCNRVSIEEEEISTLRRVCLIEKWMEKKVINKANTQRRQYLSEFEKKSRRDSDYDPDVLFCSSNSRSSDSSSGGLSSSDTDSIHGTRSMASSGFSIPKPKPVRTSVAASRPEKTEKKTAKALFHKQSEFHKLDDYSYSSSTEHTPKLSMALKIYSNLKKLKQPISPGGKLGNFISSIFTTGNRKKSKNSSSSSVPISHTMKADKKLYSGQESTCSSASSFSRSCLSKNSPSTRDRLRNGVKRNVTFYPVSVIVDEDCRPCGQKRVYAEQETGSLMSVSVPTGWKIRKSQTTKGEEEIKVHVMEKSRRIEEIAREFLKDYHHQNHRKNDSIMRDIQSNRNVDDDEDDDAASYSSSDLFELDHLSTIGKGRYMEELPVYETTHVNTNRAIANGLKM, translated from the coding sequence ATGTATATGTGGGAGAAAACCGGAATGGGAGATCGGTTCAAGCGTGAGAAGAAAAACCCATCTTTCTCTTCATCTCTCCTTGACGAGATTTACCGTTCAATTGACGAAGGAGATGATAAGCGTGAAGAGTTCTACAGAGAAACGATGTCGAAGAAACAGAGCAAAACCAGTATCTCCAAATGCAACAGAGTCTCAATCGAAGAAGAGGAGATTTCGACTCTTCGTCGGGTTTGTTTGATCGAAAAATGGATGGAAAAGAAAGTGATCAATAAGGCCAACACTCAAAGAAGACAATATTTGTCTGAATTTGAGAAGAAATCGCGTCGTGACAGTGATTATGATCCAGATGTTTTGTTTTGCAGCTCCAATTCCCGCTCTTCAGATTCAAGCTCTGGTGGGTTGTCATCATCCGACACAGATTCTATCCATGGCACCAGATCAATGGCCTCCTCGGGTTTCTCAATTCCAAAGCCAAAGCCTGTACGGACAAGTGTGGCTGCTTCTCGACCAgagaaaacagagaagaaaacagCCAAGGCTCTGTTTCATAAACAGAGTGAGTTTCATAAGCTTGACGATTACAGTTACAGTTCTTCTACAGAGCACACTCCGAAGCTATCAATGGCCTTGAAGATTTACAGCAATTTGAAGAAGTTAAAGCAGCCAATTTCTCCTGGTGGTAAACTCGGAAATTTCATCAGCTCTATTTTCACTACAGGGAACAGAAAGAAATCCAAgaattcttcttcatcttcagtTCCAATTTCGCACACCATGAAAGCTGATAAAAAACTTTATTCAGGCCAAGAATCAACATGTTCCTCGGCATCGTCGTTTTCGAGGTCTTGTTTGAGTAAGAATTCACCATCTACAAGGGATAGATTACGAAATGGGGTTAAGAGGAATGTTACATTTTACCCAGTAAGTGTGATCGTAGACGAAGATTGTAGGCCTTGTGGGCAGAAACGAGTATACGCAGAGCAAGAGACTGGGAGTCTAATGTCTGTTTCAGTCCCTACTGGTTGGAAAATCAGGAAATCGCAGACGACGAAAGGTGAAGAAGAGATCAAAGTACATGTGATGGAGAAGAGCAGGAGAATAGAAGAGATTGCTAGAGAGTTCTTGAAAGACTATCATCATCAAAATCACAGGAAGAATGACTCAATTATGAGAGACATTCAAAGTAATCGCAacgttgatgatgatgaagatgatgatgctgCGAGTTATTCGAGCTCGGATTTGTTCGAGCTTGATCATCTATCAACAATTGGGAAAGGAAGGTACATGGAAGAGTTGCCCGTCTATGAAACTACTCATGTTAATACTAATCGCGCCATCGCTAATGGCTTGAAAATGTAG